The Paenibacillus sp. YPG26 genome includes a window with the following:
- a CDS encoding PaaX family transcriptional regulator C-terminal domain-containing protein, translating into MISIDKQILFLLTKASTITIQRFIEIYTARGYLAQSIRNVVSNLKREGYIEAVARSCYSITEHGRSTLTSIASKGFHYGEKWDGEWQLVTFEIPEVERAKRYRLVQSLLNLGFAELHKNTYISPWNYTEEIHRLSERLELGAYLTQMKGIFHHFKIDAALAARMWKLDTIRTAHTEKWAWFQDSFLPSARLYKKEKNALQLFILYLELGEKMGELTILDPMLPAELLPGDWRGQEIMSEFYAEFSTLHQDVPKENYYYELMTSD; encoded by the coding sequence ATGATTTCTATAGACAAGCAGATTCTTTTTTTATTAACCAAAGCTTCAACGATCACGATTCAGCGTTTTATTGAAATTTACACGGCTAGAGGTTACTTGGCTCAGTCGATTCGCAATGTGGTCTCCAATCTTAAGCGAGAAGGTTATATCGAAGCTGTTGCTCGCTCTTGTTATTCGATTACGGAGCACGGACGGAGTACCTTGACATCCATCGCAAGCAAAGGGTTCCATTACGGAGAGAAGTGGGATGGAGAATGGCAGCTGGTCACCTTTGAGATCCCTGAAGTTGAGCGGGCCAAACGCTATCGGCTTGTCCAGTCTCTTTTAAATCTCGGTTTTGCCGAGTTACATAAGAACACATATATTTCTCCATGGAATTATACAGAAGAGATTCATCGTCTCTCCGAACGTCTTGAGCTGGGAGCATATCTGACGCAGATGAAGGGGATATTCCACCATTTCAAGATTGACGCCGCTCTCGCAGCAAGGATGTGGAAGTTGGATACAATCCGTACGGCTCACACTGAGAAATGGGCTTGGTTCCAGGATAGTTTCCTTCCATCAGCGCGGTTGTACAAGAAAGAGAAGAATGCCCTTCAATTATTCATTCTATATTTAGAACTAGGAGAGAAGATGGGGGAGTTAACCATCCTTGATCCGATGCTTCCTGCTGAACTGCTTCCTGGGGATTGGCGGGGACAGGAGATTATGAGCGAATTTTATGCGGAATTCAGCACTCTGCATCAGGATGTACCAAAGGAAAATTATTATTATGAGCTTATGACAAGTGATTGA
- a CDS encoding ankyrin repeat domain-containing protein: protein MTKQTILIRILIPAATIGTILLTVPASYAAPRQASQKQVLLPATSLIIDQKSVKMHAPPLLIKNNLLLPAKSFFDIVGAQVSLEKDKFTVSKGDVRVEGKLNSLKATKGKITIVLPTAPTVLNSRLYVPARIASLVLDKEISYDHTKRQIRVGFSDAQMYQFQKLLYESARNGDVATLKKMLSRGVNVNLKLVEEFGDHTVLDYAIMSNRTEAVQILLDQQGIFNPDLSSEAIRFSNVKMLELLLKHGLDPNYKLSLSRTILSVASGIIHVTQADGSSNEIRPNIQIVNMLLEYGADPSNDDSLAAAVTAANYEIIQALLNKGADPNRPDSFGVTPYERAQSMSIGSWIKPDPAQKTPVLTIQYNDGTPVQDGQLIIKNTRIGSNKEVIYWSGKAFNLGVPDGEYLLTDFWQRDTSYMFPLNTLIRITQGVVEPTSLRLPKINVKGTINGSTKENQVNTFLIANNNSRTLSSVHVVEGRFNLALPPGSYLITAIYSSQQKFNLKGPTQLTISEDSPVQELTYTIQ from the coding sequence ATGACAAAGCAGACCATCTTAATTCGTATCTTAATTCCTGCCGCTACAATAGGCACCATCCTATTAACCGTGCCAGCCTCTTATGCTGCCCCAAGACAAGCCTCACAAAAACAAGTTCTATTACCGGCAACCTCATTGATTATTGACCAGAAATCTGTAAAAATGCATGCCCCGCCACTTCTGATTAAGAATAATCTTTTGCTTCCCGCTAAATCTTTTTTTGATATTGTTGGAGCTCAGGTCTCTCTTGAAAAGGATAAGTTCACTGTATCAAAAGGTGACGTGCGCGTTGAAGGGAAACTAAACTCACTAAAAGCAACTAAAGGAAAGATAACGATTGTTCTTCCCACAGCCCCAACAGTCCTCAATAGCCGATTGTATGTACCCGCCCGGATTGCTTCTCTGGTTCTAGACAAAGAAATATCATATGACCATACCAAGCGGCAGATAAGAGTTGGATTCAGCGATGCTCAAATGTATCAATTTCAGAAATTGCTTTATGAATCCGCCCGTAACGGGGATGTAGCCACTTTAAAAAAAATGCTTAGTCGTGGAGTGAATGTGAATTTAAAATTAGTTGAAGAGTTCGGAGATCATACCGTCCTTGATTATGCGATAATGTCTAATAGAACCGAGGCTGTCCAAATTCTACTTGATCAACAAGGAATCTTTAATCCTGATTTGTCGTCCGAAGCGATCAGGTTCAGTAACGTTAAAATGCTAGAGCTGCTCCTCAAGCATGGCCTGGATCCTAATTATAAATTGAGTTTGTCGCGCACAATTTTATCTGTTGCCTCTGGAATTATACATGTTACTCAGGCAGATGGATCTTCAAATGAGATACGGCCAAATATTCAAATCGTAAATATGCTGCTAGAATACGGTGCTGATCCCTCCAACGATGATTCACTTGCAGCAGCTGTAACCGCAGCCAATTATGAAATTATACAAGCTTTACTTAACAAGGGAGCAGATCCTAATCGTCCTGATTCTTTCGGCGTTACTCCTTATGAGAGAGCACAGTCAATGAGCATTGGCAGCTGGATCAAACCTGATCCGGCTCAAAAGACTCCTGTTCTTACCATCCAATATAATGATGGAACTCCTGTACAGGATGGTCAACTTATTATTAAGAATACCCGAATTGGTTCAAATAAAGAGGTGATATATTGGTCGGGAAAAGCATTCAATCTTGGTGTGCCGGATGGAGAATATCTATTAACCGATTTTTGGCAGAGAGACACAAGCTATATGTTTCCGTTAAATACATTAATCAGAATTACACAGGGGGTTGTTGAGCCAACTTCACTAAGACTTCCCAAAATTAATGTGAAAGGGACAATTAACGGATCAACCAAGGAAAATCAAGTCAACACTTTTTTAATTGCCAATAATAACTCCAGGACCCTTTCCTCTGTACATGTAGTGGAGGGTCGATTTAATCTGGCACTACCTCCTGGAAGTTACCTCATAACTGCAATCTACTCTTCTCAACAGAAATTCAATCTAAAAGGTCCTACCCAATTAACCATTAGCGAAGATTCTCCTGTTCAAGAGCTGACTTACACAATTCAATAG
- a CDS encoding helix-turn-helix domain-containing protein translates to MLSEHQKIVKELHEAFNEYYMHYNKGAKKLDQYNLTVQQENMLLFVMRNQRTTVNEIAAHFSITKGAVSQVLSHLESREFIRRESNPSDRRESFILLGREGENYAHLIEEADKAFVEKYFSQVKKEDLEQMLRTINNLNQAISDQS, encoded by the coding sequence ATGTTATCTGAGCACCAAAAAATTGTCAAAGAGCTGCATGAGGCATTTAACGAATATTACATGCACTACAATAAAGGGGCCAAAAAGCTGGATCAATATAATCTAACTGTTCAACAAGAGAATATGCTGCTTTTTGTTATGCGGAATCAGAGAACTACCGTAAATGAGATCGCAGCGCACTTCTCCATTACCAAAGGCGCAGTCAGCCAAGTGCTGTCCCATTTAGAGTCCAGGGAATTCATACGCCGGGAAAGTAATCCAAGCGATCGCAGAGAATCATTCATTCTTCTCGGGCGAGAAGGTGAGAATTATGCTCACCTCATCGAGGAGGCCGATAAGGCTTTTGTTGAAAAATACTTCTCCCAGGTCAAGAAAGAGGATCTGGAGCAGATGCTTCGAACAATAAATAATCTCAATCAGGCTATTTCAGATCAAAGTTAG
- a CDS encoding HPP family protein: MFLRSLIICSYLAIIYFASIQLPSLKMVFYPTLGAFSFLFIHRQGHIKDTGRIIIGAIVAATLGSLFYTIDSGVLSFFATAMITLSLIKLFRCNAAPILAVSLIPFFAHPVTIWMLPASVMASLAGLALTLWFIGKLEQLTWISRMDQALMRWKSWIAGTGSSTPIAGITEETRH; encoded by the coding sequence ATGTTTTTACGTTCATTAATCATTTGCAGCTACTTAGCAATTATCTATTTTGCATCCATTCAATTGCCATCTCTGAAAATGGTATTTTATCCCACCCTTGGCGCCTTCAGCTTTTTGTTCATACATCGTCAGGGTCATATTAAAGATACAGGACGTATCATAATCGGGGCGATCGTTGCCGCGACTTTAGGCAGCCTTTTTTATACTATCGATTCAGGGGTGCTGTCCTTCTTCGCGACTGCGATGATTACACTCTCGCTAATCAAGTTATTCCGATGCAATGCTGCTCCAATCTTAGCTGTCTCCTTGATTCCCTTCTTCGCTCATCCCGTTACCATATGGATGTTACCCGCGTCTGTAATGGCCTCGCTGGCCGGGCTGGCACTTACTCTTTGGTTCATCGGTAAGCTAGAACAATTGACCTGGATATCAAGAATGGATCAAGCCCTGATGAGATGGAAATCATGGATAGCCGGAACAGGCAGCAGCACTCCCATTGCTGGGATTACAGAGGAAACAAGACATTAG
- a CDS encoding MFS transporter, whose product MLFNLFIAYVGIGLVVPVIPSFAKEMELSGETVGLLISAFAFAQLLASPITGVWVDTVGRKKMIVFGLFLFSFSELLFGFGNQVWMLFLSRILGGISDAFIMPAVITYIADRTSLENRAKVLGYQAAAISGGFIIGPGLGGFIAELGIRAPFFFAAGLSFIAAIISLSILQESLSKEQLEKNRADKRRANIFGEVKKSVSSVYFVPLVIVFVLSFGLAAYEMLFSLFVDLKFGMTAKDIAKIITIGSIFGVVVQVAFFEKLVGKFGEKKLILFMLMLAAVFIVVTVFVNSYRGILAVTCVVFFACDLLRPAVTTFLSKMAGEDQGFVAGMNSAYTSLGIIVGPAVGGILIDVHVNLPYLLAAVVLCAAFVMFMTWKGRVRVGH is encoded by the coding sequence GTGTTGTTTAATTTATTTATTGCCTATGTAGGGATCGGTCTAGTAGTTCCAGTCATCCCTTCATTTGCGAAGGAAATGGAGCTTAGCGGCGAAACTGTAGGACTGCTGATTTCCGCTTTTGCATTTGCACAGCTTCTGGCATCACCGATAACGGGAGTATGGGTAGACACGGTTGGCAGAAAGAAAATGATTGTGTTTGGACTTTTTCTGTTCTCCTTCTCGGAGTTATTGTTTGGGTTCGGGAACCAAGTATGGATGCTGTTCCTGTCCAGAATTCTAGGAGGTATCAGTGATGCGTTCATTATGCCCGCTGTGATCACCTATATAGCGGACCGAACTTCATTAGAGAATAGAGCAAAAGTGCTGGGCTATCAAGCAGCTGCCATCAGTGGGGGGTTCATCATCGGCCCCGGTTTGGGGGGATTTATCGCTGAGCTGGGCATTCGCGCACCGTTCTTTTTTGCGGCAGGACTCTCTTTTATCGCGGCAATCATCTCTTTGTCTATTCTGCAAGAATCCTTATCGAAGGAACAGCTTGAGAAGAATAGAGCTGACAAGAGAAGGGCCAATATTTTTGGAGAGGTTAAGAAGTCTGTAAGCTCTGTCTATTTTGTGCCGTTGGTGATTGTCTTTGTACTCTCCTTCGGATTGGCAGCTTATGAAATGCTGTTCAGCTTGTTTGTCGACTTGAAGTTTGGTATGACGGCCAAAGATATTGCCAAAATTATTACTATAGGCTCTATATTCGGTGTAGTTGTACAGGTTGCTTTCTTTGAGAAGCTGGTTGGCAAGTTCGGCGAGAAAAAGCTGATTCTTTTTATGCTCATGCTGGCCGCTGTGTTCATTGTCGTAACGGTCTTCGTTAACAGCTACAGGGGGATTCTGGCTGTAACGTGTGTTGTATTCTTTGCTTGTGATTTGCTCCGTCCTGCTGTAACCACGTTTCTCTCCAAAATGGCAGGGGAGGATCAAGGATTTGTAGCTGGCATGAACTCCGCTTACACAAGCTTGGGCATTATTGTCGGACCTGCCGTAGGCGGAATCCTGATCGATGTACATGTAAATCTGCCGTACCTGCTTGCCGCGGTTGTATTGTGTGCAGCGTTCGTGATGTTCATGACATGGAAGGGTAGAGTACGAGTGGGACATTGA
- a CDS encoding YbhB/YbcL family Raf kinase inhibitor-like protein: MLNERNWFHLLQKKGIFAVVIVLTLLVSGCSSSSPASSNQSAADEPFKVTSAAFQDGGRIADKYTSADKNVSVPLTWSNPPKDTQSFAVLMIDVHPIADQWVHWGVVNIPVDTLELPEGVSGTNTLPAGSKELLNSFGNVGYGGPLPPSGSGDHNYKCIVFALNEKNLNLPDSVTYSSFLASQKDHILGSAEINGFYEVK, from the coding sequence GTGCTAAATGAACGTAATTGGTTCCATCTGCTGCAAAAGAAAGGGATATTTGCAGTAGTTATTGTACTAACACTTCTTGTAAGCGGTTGCTCAAGCAGTTCTCCGGCTTCTTCTAATCAATCTGCTGCAGATGAACCCTTCAAGGTTACGTCTGCTGCCTTTCAAGATGGTGGAAGGATTGCTGACAAGTATACGAGTGCCGACAAGAATGTTAGTGTACCACTAACATGGAGCAACCCGCCTAAGGATACACAATCGTTCGCCGTGTTAATGATTGATGTTCACCCGATTGCCGACCAGTGGGTTCACTGGGGGGTTGTGAATATTCCCGTAGACACGCTTGAACTGCCAGAAGGTGTGTCGGGGACGAATACACTTCCCGCAGGCTCTAAAGAACTCCTTAACTCTTTCGGTAACGTAGGTTATGGCGGTCCACTTCCACCGTCTGGTTCTGGAGACCACAATTACAAATGTATCGTCTTCGCATTAAATGAGAAGAATCTCAACCTTCCTGATTCAGTCACCTATTCCTCATTCCTGGCTTCTCAGAAAGATCATATATTGGGATCAGCTGAAATAAACGGTTTCTATGAGGTCAAGTAG
- a CDS encoding alpha/beta hydrolase, which yields MMEGFVSPNSTCTRACRTLVCFFAGVLTYQDNFEDAASEIAKRYPGAKIVSIFPYGTANGTSGSSLFRLLARQLTQVGYDLALDKSKRVTEAAQFIREDIACADNIILIGHSAGGVVAYRTGLYLEKEHGIQRAEVFAVGSPKFFLKDIPYNHRFTYITGQNPDRITQIGSWRRPGSKSYRGKPGREIQIEFNPTHQGWRFHASYFLRSVWTDANEQFHANSEDLISKISELMQGNRLS from the coding sequence ATGATGGAAGGTTTCGTATCCCCTAATAGCACATGTACGAGAGCATGCCGAACGCTCGTATGCTTTTTTGCCGGTGTACTGACATATCAGGATAACTTCGAAGATGCTGCCAGCGAGATTGCCAAAAGATATCCAGGCGCCAAGATTGTAAGTATCTTCCCCTATGGGACTGCGAACGGCACATCGGGTTCATCCTTATTCCGTCTGCTGGCCCGGCAGCTGACCCAGGTTGGTTATGATCTTGCGTTAGATAAGTCGAAGAGGGTGACCGAGGCGGCACAGTTCATCCGTGAAGACATCGCTTGTGCGGATAATATCATTCTAATCGGCCACAGTGCTGGAGGTGTGGTTGCTTACCGGACAGGGCTTTATCTGGAGAAGGAGCATGGGATTCAACGGGCCGAGGTATTTGCTGTAGGAAGTCCAAAGTTCTTTTTGAAAGATATTCCTTACAACCACAGATTCACCTATATAACAGGTCAAAATCCCGACAGAATTACTCAAATTGGAAGCTGGCGCAGACCAGGTTCCAAGAGTTACCGCGGCAAGCCGGGCCGCGAGATTCAAATAGAGTTCAATCCGACTCATCAAGGCTGGCGGTTTCATGCCTCGTACTTCCTAAGATCCGTATGGACAGATGCGAATGAACAATTCCATGCGAATTCGGAAGATCTGATCTCCAAAATATCCGAGCTTATGCAGGGTAATCGTCTTTCATGA
- a CDS encoding flavodoxin family protein: MGIAVIYGSSRRNGNSEQLAKRLTEGFEADHIHLADYNIEPIKDYRHTDKEPYPEDDYRTVIDRVLAQDKFVFATPIYWYGASGLTKTFIDRWSQSLREDRDGFLAKLRGKSAWVIGIGDDEPHLKGLPLVQQFQYIFDFTGTRYEGYILGKANRPGDILEDGNALAAVEQIRRQWREDSAN; this comes from the coding sequence ATGGGCATAGCCGTCATTTACGGAAGTTCGAGAAGAAACGGTAACTCGGAACAGTTAGCCAAACGGTTAACGGAAGGATTCGAAGCCGATCATATTCATTTGGCCGATTATAATATCGAGCCGATTAAGGATTACCGTCATACCGATAAAGAACCATATCCCGAAGACGATTATCGCACTGTTATAGATCGTGTGCTGGCACAGGATAAGTTTGTTTTTGCCACGCCCATCTATTGGTATGGGGCATCCGGGCTTACAAAAACGTTCATTGACCGCTGGTCTCAGTCACTACGGGAAGACAGGGACGGATTTCTTGCGAAGCTCCGGGGCAAATCGGCATGGGTGATCGGCATTGGTGATGATGAGCCCCATCTTAAGGGACTTCCGCTGGTTCAACAGTTTCAGTACATTTTTGATTTTACGGGCACGAGGTATGAAGGATATATCCTAGGCAAGGCGAACCGGCCGGGCGACATCCTGGAAGACGGGAATGCTCTGGCTGCTGTGGAGCAAATTCGAAGACAATGGCGGGAAGACTCAGCTAATTAA
- a CDS encoding OsmC family protein — protein sequence MANVHTFKATAHLQDSVQVRTTSRNFELIIDEPESLGGTNTGMNPVEALLASLGACQAIVARVYASKFGVQLDDFRVEAEGEIDLDGFFDKSPVRPGYSDIRYTFRIRTDSPKDKIDEFVRFLESKCPVGDTIANPVNLRLKDIIIEN from the coding sequence ATGGCGAACGTTCACACTTTCAAGGCAACTGCACATTTACAAGACAGTGTTCAGGTCAGAACCACCTCCAGAAATTTCGAGCTGATCATTGATGAGCCGGAGAGCCTGGGCGGAACGAATACGGGAATGAATCCCGTTGAAGCTCTACTTGCCTCATTAGGAGCATGCCAAGCCATCGTCGCTAGGGTGTACGCTTCCAAATTTGGTGTACAACTCGATGATTTCCGTGTGGAGGCAGAAGGTGAAATTGACCTCGATGGATTCTTCGACAAATCCCCTGTCCGCCCTGGTTACTCTGACATTCGGTATACATTTAGAATCAGAACCGATTCACCAAAAGATAAAATTGACGAGTTCGTCCGGTTCCTGGAGAGCAAGTGCCCCGTGGGAGATACCATTGCGAACCCGGTTAATCTTAGATTAAAGGATATTATTATCGAGAACTAA
- a CDS encoding excinuclease ABC subunit UvrA gives MSESNQEYIMISAARENNLKNVSLRIPKRKITIFTGVSGSGKSSIVFDTIAAESTRLLNENFSMFVRNFLPRYPQPDADAIENLSMAVIVDQKRLGGGSHSTMGTITDISPILRLLFSRVGQPYIGHVNQFSFNDPQGMCPECSGIGRSLSVDMNKALDMSKSLGEGAILLPGYSVDSMDWSMTVQSGPFDPDKKLSDYPEEELELLLYGKARKLATQFGGKTINITVEGVIEKFTNKYIKQDVKTKSERTQKTVAPFISEGPCTCCHGARLSQAALSCRINGYNIAQMSSMEVGQLIRVIHEIDIPAAAPIVKSLTERLQHLVDIGLDYLTLDRETDTLSGGESQRVKMVKHLSGSLVDVTYIFDEPSVGLHPRDVHRLNELLQKLRDKGNTVIVVEHDPDVIKVADHIVDVGPHAGSRGGNIMYEGSFQGLLESGTLTGTHMKRPLHLKRDCRQPSGKLSIRDAELHNLRNVSVDIPTGVLTVVTGVAGSGKSTLINEVFLSQQPDAIVIDQSAIGVSTRSNPATYTGIMDDVRKAFASANKVSPGLFSFNSKGACENCQGLGVVYTDLAFLDSVKLPCEVCGGRRFKEEVLAYKLNGKSIAEVLGMTVEEALAFFQLKEVVRKLQAMSDVGLNYITLGQPLSTLSGGECQRIKLASELHKKGSIYVMDEPTTGLHMSDISHLLEIMNRLVDAGNTVIVIEHNLDVISQADWIIDMGPDGGSKGGEVVFEGTPSQIVHAEKSITGRYLV, from the coding sequence ATGAGTGAGTCTAATCAGGAATATATCATGATCTCGGCGGCAAGGGAGAACAATCTTAAGAACGTATCCCTCCGTATTCCGAAGCGGAAGATTACGATCTTCACCGGAGTATCAGGATCTGGCAAGTCATCCATCGTCTTCGATACAATTGCAGCGGAATCCACTCGGCTGCTGAATGAGAATTTCAGTATGTTCGTGCGTAATTTCCTCCCGCGTTATCCGCAGCCAGATGCAGACGCAATCGAGAACCTAAGCATGGCTGTCATTGTTGATCAGAAGCGGCTGGGCGGCGGTTCCCACTCTACGATGGGCACGATAACTGATATTTCTCCTATTCTTCGTCTGCTCTTCTCCCGTGTGGGCCAGCCGTATATTGGACATGTGAATCAGTTCTCCTTCAATGATCCACAAGGCATGTGTCCTGAGTGCAGCGGAATTGGACGGAGCTTGTCCGTCGATATGAACAAAGCCCTCGACATGTCAAAGTCACTGGGTGAAGGGGCAATCCTGCTGCCGGGCTATTCGGTGGACAGCATGGATTGGTCGATGACCGTGCAGTCGGGACCATTTGATCCTGACAAGAAGCTGAGTGATTATCCGGAAGAAGAGCTGGAACTGCTGCTATACGGCAAAGCAAGGAAGCTGGCAACCCAGTTCGGCGGGAAGACGATTAACATTACCGTGGAAGGCGTTATTGAGAAATTCACTAACAAGTACATCAAGCAGGATGTAAAGACGAAGTCCGAACGTACCCAAAAAACGGTGGCTCCATTCATCTCTGAAGGGCCTTGTACCTGCTGTCATGGCGCGAGACTCAGTCAGGCTGCGCTCAGCTGCAGAATCAATGGATATAACATTGCGCAAATGTCCTCGATGGAGGTCGGACAGCTCATCCGTGTCATTCATGAGATTGACATTCCCGCCGCAGCGCCGATTGTCAAATCATTAACGGAGCGCCTCCAGCACTTGGTGGATATCGGGCTTGACTACTTGACTTTGGATCGTGAGACGGATACTTTGTCCGGCGGAGAATCTCAGCGGGTCAAGATGGTGAAGCACCTGAGCGGCAGTCTTGTGGATGTCACTTACATTTTCGACGAGCCCAGCGTTGGATTACACCCAAGGGATGTACACCGGCTGAATGAACTGCTGCAGAAGCTGCGCGACAAGGGCAATACCGTCATTGTTGTTGAGCATGATCCTGATGTAATCAAGGTGGCGGATCATATCGTTGACGTGGGGCCGCACGCCGGCAGCCGAGGTGGGAACATCATGTACGAAGGCAGCTTCCAGGGTCTGCTGGAATCCGGGACACTGACAGGCACCCATATGAAGCGTCCTCTGCATCTGAAGCGCGATTGCAGACAGCCATCTGGTAAGCTGTCCATTAGGGATGCGGAGCTTCATAACTTGCGGAACGTGAGTGTTGATATCCCGACTGGGGTCCTGACTGTCGTAACGGGTGTCGCGGGTTCGGGCAAAAGCACCTTGATCAACGAAGTGTTTCTCAGTCAGCAGCCGGATGCGATCGTCATTGACCAATCGGCAATAGGTGTATCCACACGTTCCAATCCTGCGACCTACACGGGCATTATGGATGATGTGCGCAAGGCGTTTGCTTCCGCGAACAAGGTCAGCCCAGGCTTGTTCAGCTTCAACTCGAAGGGAGCTTGCGAGAATTGCCAGGGACTTGGAGTTGTCTATACAGATCTTGCATTCCTCGACAGCGTCAAGCTGCCGTGTGAAGTATGCGGGGGCAGGCGGTTTAAGGAAGAAGTGCTGGCATACAAGCTGAATGGTAAGTCAATTGCCGAAGTGCTTGGGATGACCGTGGAAGAAGCACTAGCATTTTTCCAGTTAAAAGAAGTGGTGAGGAAGCTCCAGGCAATGAGTGATGTGGGCCTGAATTATATTACTCTTGGCCAGCCTCTCAGTACGCTCTCAGGCGGGGAATGCCAGCGAATTAAGCTCGCGAGTGAACTGCACAAGAAGGGCAGCATCTACGTGATGGACGAGCCGACAACCGGCCTGCATATGTCAGATATCAGCCACCTTCTGGAGATCATGAACCGTCTTGTGGACGCCGGCAATACGGTCATCGTGATTGAGCATAACCTGGATGTAATCAGTCAAGCGGACTGGATCATCGATATGGGACCGGACGGAGGCAGCAAGGGCGGCGAGGTGGTGTTCGAGGGGACGCCTTCACAGATTGTTCATGCGGAGAAGTCGATCACGGGAAGATACTTGGTATAA
- a CDS encoding GNAT family N-acetyltransferase translates to MKIRSFSQADIDSCVDLFIRVFNQEPWNDEWSRDYAGHYLNDYVNASGFGGYIAEDEEGIKGFIMGIRKKWWSGDEFFINEMCVDTSCQRSGIGSQLINIVHEDMQSRGISRITLLTNRGIPAEDFYKKHGFVEIERLIFMNKEL, encoded by the coding sequence ATGAAAATCAGAAGTTTTTCACAGGCGGATATTGATTCATGTGTTGACCTATTTATTAGAGTGTTTAACCAGGAACCATGGAATGATGAATGGTCTAGAGACTATGCTGGACACTACTTGAATGACTACGTTAACGCTTCTGGCTTTGGAGGTTATATTGCCGAAGATGAGGAGGGTATTAAGGGCTTTATTATGGGGATACGCAAGAAGTGGTGGAGCGGAGATGAATTTTTTATCAATGAAATGTGCGTGGATACAAGTTGTCAGAGAAGTGGAATCGGGTCACAGTTAATCAATATTGTACACGAGGATATGCAATCTCGAGGTATTTCTCGCATAACGCTCTTAACAAATAGAGGGATACCAGCAGAAGATTTTTATAAGAAACATGGTTTTGTTGAAATTGAAAGACTGATATTTATGAACAAGGAGTTATAA